From Emcibacter nanhaiensis, one genomic window encodes:
- the pdxA gene encoding 4-hydroxythreonine-4-phosphate dehydrogenase PdxA, with product MPLSTTGNPAKPLAVSIGEPAGIGPEIICKAWHSREEEKLPPFFVLGSTAILEKLSPTTPVQEIQAPEDCADLFDQALPVLDIPCAAEAVPGSPSQATAAMVIQALDQAVKLFFENKIAGLVTAPIQKSVLYRAGFDCPGHTEYLAQQCADKTSELQKAVMMLACDELRVIPLTIHVPLSEVPKLVTEDLIIETCRKVDRALRQDFGLAQPRIAVAGLNPHAGEEGGIGREEIEVIGPALKKLQAEGLTIFGPLSADTMFHDLARTTYDVAVCMYHDQALIPIKTLDFDGGVNITLGLPLIRTSPDHGTALNIAGQGKANPKSFIKALKTAEFMARQRGVA from the coding sequence ATGCCATTATCGACTACAGGTAATCCAGCAAAACCACTGGCGGTCTCCATCGGCGAACCGGCCGGTATCGGTCCGGAAATTATCTGCAAGGCCTGGCACTCCCGGGAGGAGGAAAAGCTTCCTCCTTTCTTTGTGCTCGGTTCTACCGCCATTCTGGAAAAGCTGTCCCCTACGACGCCTGTTCAGGAGATACAGGCCCCGGAGGACTGTGCCGATCTGTTTGATCAGGCCCTGCCGGTGCTGGATATTCCCTGCGCCGCCGAGGCGGTTCCCGGTTCTCCCTCCCAGGCAACAGCGGCCATGGTGATCCAGGCCCTGGATCAGGCCGTTAAGCTTTTCTTTGAAAATAAAATTGCCGGACTGGTGACGGCGCCGATCCAGAAGTCGGTACTTTACCGGGCCGGGTTTGACTGCCCGGGTCACACGGAATATCTGGCCCAGCAGTGTGCCGATAAAACCAGCGAGCTGCAAAAGGCGGTGATGATGCTGGCCTGCGACGAGCTGAGGGTCATTCCGCTGACCATTCATGTCCCCCTGTCGGAGGTGCCAAAGCTTGTCACCGAAGACCTGATTATTGAAACCTGTCGCAAAGTTGACCGGGCCCTGAGGCAGGATTTCGGCCTTGCCCAGCCGCGCATCGCCGTGGCCGGGCTCAATCCCCATGCCGGAGAAGAGGGCGGCATTGGTCGTGAAGAAATCGAAGTTATCGGTCCTGCCCTGAAAAAGCTCCAAGCCGAGGGTCTGACCATCTTCGGTCCCCTGTCGGCGGATACCATGTTCCACGACCTGGCGCGCACCACCTATGACGTGGCGGTCTGCATGTATCACGATCAGGCCCTGATCCCGATCAAGACCCTGGATTTTGACGGCGGGGTCAACATAACCCTCGGCCTGCCGTTGATCCGCACCAGCCCCGATCACGGCACCGCGCTCAATATCGCGGGACAGGGCAAGGCCAATCCGAAAAGCTTTATCAAGGCGCTCAAAACCGCCGAATTCATGGCCCGGCAGAGGGGTGTTGCATGA